The Ipomoea triloba cultivar NCNSP0323 chromosome 13, ASM357664v1 genomic interval TAAGAGGACATCCTGATTCTTGACATAACTAAAGAATCACCCAAAATTCCATAGTTTCCCAGATTCTCATTCCCTGATTCTTTTCCCAACTTTCATTAAACATATATTCGTGTTAGCAGCATGTTAGTACTCAGTGCTTATGTTTATATATGATAACATCAAATATCCAAGATCAACTTTCAGCTAAACAGCACTCAATCTGCCACAAAATTCACTTGGAAATTACTGTTTAAAGAAAATCATTGAACATTTCACACAACTCGCCCCGCAAGGCTAGCTCAAGTGGTCAACCACCCAAAGTCAACCCTCCAGCAGTAGGGTGGGGGTTCGGCTCCTACCAACATCTTTGAGCTGTACACGGACTGTTCTTGGGGTTTGGGATTAGTCTGGCGTGAGCCGAaacctaatgtatcaaaaaaaatcACACAACTCTCTTCCTAGTTCAGGTGTTCCTAGGATTAGGACTGTTCCTCAATCACACACCTCACCCCAGCAGAATTCACTCCTCTGGTAATGTTACTGTTTCCACACAACACTCCTCAGAACTCAGAAGATTACTGTTATAAAGGTCCCAACTTTATGTATTTTAAACATTAAAGAACATGaattttctcatcattcatcCTTGCAAAGAAAAGGGAAACTTATTAACCATACAATTATCATAAAGAAGTCGAAAATTCAAGCTAAAATGACCGGGAGCTCAACTAATTTtactccacattcacagttACCATCAGTACtaagaaaattgaaaatcatTTGTTAGGAGACAACAGAGGATTGAATATGTAAATACATACCTGAGCAGCGAAAACAGCAGAGGTGGTTTTACCAGAACCGCCTTTACCCAAGAAAGTGACCAATCTGGGTGGCTTATCAGCGGCTGAATTAGCCGCAGCTGCCATAGCCAAAGCCCCTTTCTTTTTCCTCCTTGATGGATTCAGTAATGGAGGGGGGAAATCGAGTTTTGGGATTGAAGATGAAGGTAAAAATGGTGTTAGGAGGAGTTGGGGATTCGAAGAAGAGGAAGCCATAGATTTGCAGTCTCGGAATCGAATGTGGGTATGAATTGGTTCctattattcttttctttttatcataAAAATTTGTTCTTGAAAGTTTGGCAACTCTTGTTTAACTTTTCATCTATCACTCTTTTTGCCTAATTTTATGGAGTGAAGGAATCCAAGCACGGATGGACCAAATTTAGGATAAAGGAAATCTTAAACATAGTACCATAGCCAATGTAAACAGTGAATCCTTAGTTTATCCGAACTTCATAGTAACATAGCCATTAACCAATGTAAACATTTTGTTTGATAACCCAATTTTTTTGAGCAAATTATATACTGGTTCACCATGCCAGGCCACTTAAAGAGTGTGattataattaatcaaatacgtcaaatttttaatacatataaaGTTCACATTATACATGTGAATGTGAATTCATTATATTTCTAGCTAGTTGAGAGATTGTAACGTACTTATTTctattgtataataatttaaatataatgcattAAATTTCTAGTTATTAGTTGGGCTATTCCACATTtttattaactcttattaatacCTTAGCACAAGGTATTTACAGTATAATTTATCTGTCTTCAAATGAGAATAtttgaacaaaaaataataaattatgtaataaaatttttaaataccaTGATAAAAACTTAGTTTTTGAGAGCAAcaaaaatttagttttaaaataccatatatatttattttgtaataactCTAACTTAACCCGATCACATGTTTTACTCAAAACACACTTTCAATAGTTATAGCAGATTTTCCCATAACTCAGAagctcacaagtcacaacacaTATACTTCACCTAAGAAAATTTCTAAAGAAAATTATGAATCATACATTCATACACTCCCATCAAccaattgaatataatttttagtCTTCTTCCATTGGAAGATGAAACCTTGGCAAAGGACTAGCTCTAGGTGACCTTGGAAGCTCCGAAACTCTATTCCCACtataatcataataaataacACCTGAAAACTCCGGCGGCTGACACTTCTCCCCCATCAATATCGCCTTCTGCCACAACCCCTCTCCGCCGCCGCCCGCCTCAGACGCAAATATTCCGGCGCTATGATCTGATTCTTCATCGCCTCCCTTCTCCCTTATGATTGTTATGGGACGACGCTTCGTGGACGGCGGCGGTGGCGCGGTTCCGGCGCCGCCGGCCCTCGGCGGCGCTCTCCTTGCATGCTTAGCACACAGTGCCACAAGAGCTgatattgaaacaaaaatggCGATTATTGTTAATGGGACTGAACACAAAGTTTCTCCAATAATGTTTCTTGGAATTGGTCGAaccattttttgtttgtttgtttttttttttctataaatttatgaaTGATTCAAGATCGATCTTGAAAGGAATTGTAATGAAACTTGCATGGAGGGATATACAGACATGGGGTTTTATGTTTCTAATTTTTATTGGTAGCAGTTAGAGGGTGGGGAACTAGAAGCCTCTATGTCAAACTTCATATAGGTTGGTTTAATTAAAAATGGCATTATTCAATAAAGTAGATTACTAACacatgcatattatattatttgtgtgtaACACTCTAACAATACTTATTTCAACAAACTGCACCGTCGTAATAGCATTTTTGACCATTTTAGAAAAAATTTCATTAGTATTACTTATCACCACTCTATGTGGTCAGGAAAGTACCAACCACCATCAAGATAGTCAGAGCATTTTGAACGTGGAGCAATGTAACTTCAGTCAAATTGTTGGCTTAATAACCATAAGATTTTAAATTCCACTCACACTGAGAGCAACATATTAGTCTTCTCAGGTTGAACATGTTAGCTATAATAGCGTAAGTTAATTTAAGTTGTTGTGTCTAAGGTCACAAGGTGCGTTTCACCAAAGCATATCTTTGAATAGCTGCTGATTTCctgtaaattaaagaatattttagacaatttgattgttggattgttttcgAATTTTTGAGCATTGGGTGGTTAGGAATTTGACACTTAAGAGGTTGTTGGCATGCTTGAGTACacgcaaatattaaatatagtaACATAAGTGAGAGACAACTAATTAAGATTGAAAAGTTGGCCATTTCACACATTAGCTAATTAATTGTTTGACGAAGTCAATGAAGTAATCATCCATCCAAAAGCATGCAAGTTAAATAGCTAATCATTTCCGGTGGTCGGAGATTAAGTTAATGATGATGATTTAATGTGACGGGGTACgtagttttgttatttatttgttaattaagtgACACTGCACAACTAAacaattttcaaatataattcAATTCTTTGGCCAAGTCAAGCCATCGGACCATTTCTTTATGTTTGGTAGCATTGactaaaaggaaaataaaaacattttgaATGATGAAAGAAACTATACAAAATTTCTATATgataatgtgacaaaaattaaatttttaaacataaatGGGATGACTATGGGAGGGAGGGAAGAAAATATAAAGAGttagaaattttctttttactcCTCGACCTTAATCTTTCTATCacaaatattttgaatttaattgaaacaaaacatttttaagataaaaaataataaagatcataagttcaaattatatatgatatatcatattgttaaaataaaactCCGTAATATTATCACGTACACTCACGTCATGACATTAAGTCATTTATCAGGCATGGATGATTCATGGCTTCATGGGTCACGAATTCAACTTTGGGAATTAAATATGAGtggtccctttttttttcttttttttttttccttttttcttttatctcaCAAGAGAAatccataattattatttgaagatATACACtagataaattatattttatgtaataTGGAGTAATTTACAGATCATATGAGAGGTAAATTACACTAAAAGATCTTGCAACAGGTTTAattcacaaaatattgacaaaaattgaactcGTAATGTTCtggtacaaaaataatgtttcaCCCATGGTTGATTATTCCTTTTGAACCGTGGCCACTATTTTTCTTTAAGAGCCTAAGGACAAGTGATGGCTTTCAACTTTTGTCCCACTTTAATCATCCTATTTCATTTTGCATAATAAttccaaatcaaaatatttggAAATGGTTGATGCATTTGCAAGcaattttacattatattccACCTTTTAGCCATCCCCTTCTCCATACACTTCTCACTACATGATGTCCTAAGACCACCTTTTCCCATGTCTTTTCTTTAACGGTGAATCATTCTAAATTATACCCCAAACTTAGTTTCAtccaaaaaagtaaaatttgaaccaaaatttATCTTGTttgatcaaatatataatacttgaGTATTAAACTAATCATTCACATATATTGTTGAGCGGATGTTCGAAAGATCAAATCTAGTTACTATCTAGATTTTTATCAGATTTGATGTTTATTGTACATGAAGTAAATATACTTTGTGATTATGAAATAATTGTTGCTTGGATTTTCATAGCATTTATGTTGTTGTTACCTtcatatttatttgtattatcTTTATGTAAATgcactttttttaaaagaaaataaattaccaCTCCGAGGCAAACACACTAAAACTTAAATCTTAATTCAGTCACAGAAAACTGGACTAGGGGCCAGCTGGTTCCCGTGTGGTCGTGTGGTTACTCACCATTATATGCGCATATAGTGTttggaaatgcaccattaggtatggtgcattttttggtgtgtggtgcattttattttgatgcatttcttaacaatgtgtgatgcatttatgcatacctaatggtgcaatcTGCACCGGCCGCATGGAAAGCCCTGTCCACGTTTGATCCAATATCACTGGACTGGAATTATTAAAGAATTAGGTCATTTTCCATGTGTTATAAGGCTACCACACTATGCGACATACATAATTTGATCCAGACGCCTACAAGGCTACAACTAATCAATCAATTAAGTGGATTTGCACATTTAATTTGATGCCAACCTTCACTTAATTAATTTCCCTTGAAACAGCAAATTTTAAATCATCAAATTAAAGGGCCGGCTAACTAACTACTTTTGttaatatcatcattattatgatGTTCTAAGTTATCTATATTTTCACAACTAGCATTGCCGTGCCGTCTCAACTACTCATTATCTCCTCCTCCTAGCTTTCCTTGCAATTTTCTTAAGTTCAAGAAACAATGATAGCCACTCAAGAAAAGAAGTTAAATGATGATATCCCAAGAATTTCATATCACCCCAACACTacccaaaaagaaaaggaaatcaTTCAGGTGAATTTACATTAATCAGGAAATTTATGACACTCAAAATTAAAGGGTCTATAGATAAGGTGATTTAACTCTGGATGGCGTAGAATTAACAGAAGTTTCAagaataaacaatataataatatatattatatcatagagaaaaatactataatataatcaaattataaaGCTAGCTTAACTCTCACACTAACCATTTATCATCATACATatcttgtttaatttcttgatcaCACATGAATTGAAGTTCCCCTAATGGTGCAGCGGATTTGGACCGGTGGGGACGAGGCGCTTCTGGACACCGTAACGCGGATCGATCTCGTTTCCTCCCGGCGGCCGGTGGCCGTGTGATTCCGGCGAGCGCCGCTCCCGGTGGCGGCCGGAGTTGTTTAGAAATGGGGTGAAGTCAAAATGAGTAGCGGCGGCTAATGCTTTTCTATGGCGAGGCAAAGATGGGGAAGAGATAGTCACCCCAATGTTATTATTGTAGTTGAGAGTGGAGAATTCATGGAAGAGAAGGAGGAGAAGAGAGAGCCAAAGAATGAGAAGGAAAACCTTTAAGgccataataataatgttggaGGAGATGAATAGTTAGAAGCCTCAACATGGATCAATGAAATGGAGTGTTAATGTTGTGGACTAAAAATGGGGAGATTTTGTGTTGGGAGATTGATGAAGTTTGAAGGTTGAGAGCTTAATTGAATCTAATGGCTGGGAAAAAAAGTGTGCAAAGATGGTATTAATGCAGAGAGAAGCTAGCTAAGGTTATGGGGTTTGCTTACACATGAGAGACTTGTGAGGTAGTTTATGTATGTGTGCTAATTTATTGGGATTGTGAGAGAAGGCATGGGGAGGGCGGTAGCTAGCTTGACCCTTTTACCAATAATGTTCCTTCAAAATCAAGCAATACAAAGCTGTATTTATGAGTGTAGATTGTCAACCCTATTTTTCGTATTAATTAGTAACAACTCACATACATCATAAATTTCAGTTTGTGATTCTAGTCCACAAATAATcataaagtaattaaattagGTTAAGTTTTTTATAGTAGACAAGCTCAAATCAAAAAGGTCAGTAGCTCACTCATTCATACGCCCCTTATCAGTGTATGGACAACTATATCTCAAGCACATGTTGAGGTTCGACCtgaatggaaaaagaaaatggaacaCCTAACCACACATCTTAATTCCCAGACCAAGAACTATGAGATCAATCATTTCATTCTGGAGTGATGGCGGGATCATACCATTCGAGTCGTTTTTTTTCATGCTTTTCCCAGAGATCGGGAGAAAGCTGCAATCAGTAGATTTTCCTAATCCTCCCTTCCCTCGAAAGGAAAAGCGtgaaattcttttttcttttcgcAGGGACCAGGAGATTAGATCTAGCCGTAAGAAGAATGCTTGGGATAAATTATAACACACTTCTTGGTCTTCTACCCCCTCAGTCACTACATCAATGCAATGGAGAGCAGagtcaaattaaatttgaaatattgtgaTTACGAAGCCAACAACATTTAACACTTATGTGAGTTCTTTCTACGTAGTACAATGTcaaaccataataaaatgttgtTGAAGTTTTCATAGATTTCTTACATATTAAACGTGCAATTCTCAAGAAATTGATAggagtactatttttttttaatataaggaGACAAGTCAAATTCTTTCTTGATCTAACTCTCTTTTATATAATTGTGCACAAATTTCCATTTATGCCACCACTCTTGTATCTTAATCCTCGTGCAATGGAAGCTAGACTTTTCTAAACTTTACATTTGAAGTGaatatattttactttcatTACAATCTTCCTATTGACTTTATATTtactatattgtaataca includes:
- the LOC116001495 gene encoding uncharacterized protein LOC116001495, whose amino-acid sequence is MVRPIPRNIIGETLCSVPLTIIAIFVSISALVALCAKHARRAPPRAGGAGTAPPPPSTKRRPITIIREKGGDEESDHSAGIFASEAGGGGEGLWQKAILMGEKCQPPEFSGVIYYDYSGNRVSELPRSPRASPLPRFHLPMEED